The nucleotide window AGTCAAACCATTCGCAATAAGCTTCTTTCAGTTCGTATGCCTGCCGTAATTCTTCAGACATCCCCAAATAACGGTCCACATACCAGCGTTCTTTTCGGGTCAGTTTAGATGCCCGTTTATAGAGCACATGACGCATCCGCTTACACTTCTTCCGGTCATATGCGTGCCATTCCTTCTGCACTTTTCGCCGCACCTCATCCAACGCCCAGTAGATGTACCGGCAATAGTGGAACCGGTCTGCAATGATGACGGGCCGGCTCAATGCTTTTTTGACAGCTGCTTTGAAGCTTGGATTCATGTCCATCACCACCAGCTCCACGTCCTGACCATACTGGCGCAGATAGTCCTGAATCGTGTCTTTCCGCCGGTTGGGTAGGATATCAAGCGGCTCCCGGGTTTTTGCATCCGCAATGATCAGTTGGAATTTTCCTTCGTCTGTATCCCCTTTATATTCATCAATCGCAATGGCTTTCGGCAGGCGCACGCCTTCTGCCATCTGCGTTTTTACGGCTGACTGAAAGCGGCGGATGATGGTGGAACTAGAGGAGCCGAGAACCTCACCGGCTTCTTTAAACGTCTTGGCTTTCACGGAGCGCACCTGTGCCACCTGATTCCATTCCTTTGTGAAGCGCTGATACCTTTCCACAAATGGAGCGCGTTCAGAGAACCTTTTTCCGCAAGAACACGCATAGCGACGCCGTCTGTAAAACAGGCAAGTCAACCGTTCAAACCACTTCAAATGCTTGATTTTCTGCATGCGGTAATCATGGATTTTCTGTGTAGTTTCCCCGCAGTTCGGGCAGCGATGAGGCTTTTTAGGGAGAGACACATAAAGGCAAGTCCGCTCTCCAAGCTCCTCCACCTTCTCAATAATGACTCCTTTTAATCCAGGGATATTCATGATAAAATTCATATGCACGTCTCACCTTTCTCTTACTTGTTTCTCGACAATTCAAGTATAAAAGAAATCGGTGAGTACGTGCCTTTTTTTATCCAAATTGTGTGAACACCCCAACAAATATTATAGAACCAAATTGACTATGTAAAAAAGCGGAGCCGTCCAAAAAGTTCACTTTCTAGACGGCTCCTTTTTTATTTTTTATTTTACTGAATATTTATCGAAAGCACCTTTTAAGTCAGCATCTTTTACTTCAACTTTTGCCTCTTTTAAAAGTTTTGTAATAACATCATCCATGCTGAATTGTGCAAGAAGCTGTTCGCGAATTTCATCTTTTTTCTCTTCTAATGTACCATAGTCCTCTACAGGGCGCTTTTCAGTTACTTCAATTACGTGGTAACCGAATTGTGATTGAACAGGCTCACTTAATGTATTTAATTCAAGTGCGTATGCAGCATCATTAAATTCTTTTACCATCATACCTACTGTGAACCAGCCTAAATCGCCGCCTTTTTCAGCAGAGCCATCAGATGAAAGCTCTTTTGCTACATCAGCGAAATCCTCGCCATCGTTAATACGTTTAATTGCTTCTTTCGCTGTTTCTTCATCCGCAACTAAAATATGACGCGCATGTAGCTCCTGGCTAGCTTGGTCATAATATTTTTGGATATCCTCATCTGCTACTTCCATTTCTTCTAATGCTTTTTGGCTTAATAAGTTGATGCGAATGTTTTCCTTTAAGCCTTCTTCAGATAAACCGTTTTGCGAAAGTAATGTTTCAAATTGCTCGCCAGCAGATTCCTTTACTGAAGCCAATTCTTTATCGATTTCTTCGTTTGTCACTTTGTATTTGTCATTTAAGATTTTTTCAACCATGATTTGCTGTAATAATTGTTCACCAGCTAAAGATTTCATTTCTTTGTAAAAATCGTCCTGTGTTAAATCCCCTACACTTGATGTAACAACTACTTCTTTCCCTGCGTTACCGCATGCTGCTAAACCTAAAGATGCAGCTAATGTTACTGCTAAAAATGTTTTTTTCATGTGAAATATACGCTCCTAACTTTCTTTTGAATGCAATAGTTACTATAACATAAACGTCAAAAAAACAAAATGGTTGCATGTTGAAAGTGCCTAAGATTTAAAGTGGTATGTGCATACGATAGATGATAGAAAGGCGAAAGGAGGGAGCACAATGGGCGGTGGAGGCTATAATGGCGGCGGTTACGGCTCAGGTTTCGCGCTACTTGTTGTATTATTTATTTTATTGATCATTGTCGGTGCTGCATATCTTTATTAATTAAAAGGAGGACAGTAGGAGAAGGTAATCTTTTCCTACTGTCCTTTTGTTTTAAACAGTGAATAATACTTCCATATAAAAAGAAACTAATAAAATCGTTATAAGGACATTAATCGTACGAAAGATTTTCGGTTGCTTTTCTTCTGGAATTTCTTTGCGTATACAAAGAGCATAGGTCATGCGGTTTATTTGAAATAAATAAAATACAGAGAATAATATAATTACTACTAATAGCAAGCCTATTCCTCCTCTCTTTCGATTCATCGTCAAGCATACCAAATATGTAACTAGTAAGACAAGTTATAGCTACAGTACAGATGGTATTAATATTTCGTAGCCTCTAGGCGTTTCTTCAATTAATGCATTGGCAGGTGCACGCAATAAATGCTTCGCATTGATTAAATCAATTAAACATATGCTACTATGAAAACCTAGTAGTAGGCAAGCATAGTGTGAGTATAAAGGGAAAAATATTGCAATTGCTAAAAACAGGCTATTTAACAATAAAAAAGGTGCCAGCAATGCAAATATATAACGCTTTTTAGAAATTGGCTCTAGCAAGCGCATACGTAAAATAGGAACAAAGCGGAAAATTTTTTTCCAGCGAAATTTCATTTTCCCTCGATAATCGAATAATGGTATATAATGAAACGCTTTATGAAGCGGATATAACAGCAAAAAAGCAATAAAAAATAACAGCATGTATCGATCTGTATGTGGTGCGCGCAATTGTAAGCTTGTTAATACATAGGATGAGCAAAAAACAGCAACAAATGTTAGCACGGCTAATAAGGTAAGCCGTAAAATGCCATATTCAGATGCAACGTTAATTGTTTTCCAGCAGTGCATAAAGCACCTTCTTTCTAATCAATAATTTCGTATCACTATTGTAAAGAAAAAGCGATAAAATAGCTATTGTTTTCAATTTACTGAAAATGGGCGTGTCCAAAAAAGTATTATCTTTTTGGACACGCCCTTTAGCATCTGTTCATATTATTGCTGGGAAGATGAGTGCACTTGATCAAAATTATCTTTAAAATTTTTAAATGAGCGTTCAAAAATTTGAATAAAGTCATCACCATAAATATTACGAATAACCGCCATGACATCTAAAAATTCTGGGAATCTGCCATAAAGCTCTCGCAAAGGTAGAGAACCATCTAAAATGCAGTGTGGTGTATCATGATAATGCTCATTCATCTTCGTGATGAGCTGCGAGCCAGCTTCTGTTAATTCCACATATGTATTACGCTTATCATCATCACGTTTCGAAAATTTCAATAAGCCACGCTCTTCTAATTTTTTCGAAAAATTAAAGGCTGTAGAAACATGCATTACGCCAAATTTCGCAACATCTGAAATCGATGCACCTTGCAAATGAAATGAAATCCATAAAATATGATGTTCATTAATATTTAAGTCGTAGGGCTTAATCCATAGCTGCCAGTCTTTTTCAAC belongs to Lysinibacillus louembei and includes:
- a CDS encoding DUF3267 domain-containing protein encodes the protein MHCWKTINVASEYGILRLTLLAVLTFVAVFCSSYVLTSLQLRAPHTDRYMLLFFIAFLLLYPLHKAFHYIPLFDYRGKMKFRWKKIFRFVPILRMRLLEPISKKRYIFALLAPFLLLNSLFLAIAIFFPLYSHYACLLLGFHSSICLIDLINAKHLLRAPANALIEETPRGYEILIPSVL
- a CDS encoding ISL3 family transposase, with amino-acid sequence MHMNFIMNIPGLKGVIIEKVEELGERTCLYVSLPKKPHRCPNCGETTQKIHDYRMQKIKHLKWFERLTCLFYRRRRYACSCGKRFSERAPFVERYQRFTKEWNQVAQVRSVKAKTFKEAGEVLGSSSSTIIRRFQSAVKTQMAEGVRLPKAIAIDEYKGDTDEGKFQLIIADAKTREPLDILPNRRKDTIQDYLRQYGQDVELVVMDMNPSFKAAVKKALSRPVIIADRFHYCRYIYWALDEVRRKVQKEWHAYDRKKCKRMRHVLYKRASKLTRKERWYVDRYLGMSEELRQAYELKEAYCEWFDWATTAENVVEVKRRLEVFYQEVETKQMHAFLKAIKTFRNWQVEILNSFIFPYSNGFLEGINNRTKVMKRNAYGFRRFDHFKAKILLNIQYKNIGVHLG
- a CDS encoding peptidylprolyl isomerase, whose protein sequence is MKKTFLAVTLAASLGLAACGNAGKEVVVTSSVGDLTQDDFYKEMKSLAGEQLLQQIMVEKILNDKYKVTNEEIDKELASVKESAGEQFETLLSQNGLSEEGLKENIRINLLSQKALEEMEVADEDIQKYYDQASQELHARHILVADEETAKEAIKRINDGEDFADVAKELSSDGSAEKGGDLGWFTVGMMVKEFNDAAYALELNTLSEPVQSQFGYHVIEVTEKRPVEDYGTLEEKKDEIREQLLAQFSMDDVITKLLKEAKVEVKDADLKGAFDKYSVK
- a CDS encoding YjcZ family sporulation protein; the protein is MGGGGYNGGGYGSGFALLVVLFILLIIVGAAYLY
- a CDS encoding HTH-type transcriptional regulator Hpr, which produces MSEQVYTTKEAMLYSQRTAQLSKALWKAVEKDWQLWIKPYDLNINEHHILWISFHLQGASISDVAKFGVMHVSTAFNFSKKLEERGLLKFSKRDDDKRNTYVELTEAGSQLITKMNEHYHDTPHCILDGSLPLRELYGRFPEFLDVMAVIRNIYGDDFIQIFERSFKNFKDNFDQVHSSSQQ